CGTATGCAGCTCACCGAACTGGGCGTCGTCATTGGCATCGGCGATGCAGCCGGGGCGCAGGCCGTCGCCGAGCGAGAAGCTCACGTCATAGGCCTTCATGATTTCGCAGATGTCTTCGAAGTGCTCGTAGAGGAAGCTTTCCTTGTGATGCGCCAGGCACCACTTGGCCATGATCGAACCACCGCGCGAGACGATGCCGGTGACGCGCTCGGCGGTCCACGGGATGTAGCGCAGCAAGACGCCGGCGTGAATCGTGAAGTAGTCCACGCCCTGCTCGGCCTGCTCGATCAGCGTGTCGCGGAAGATTTCCCAGGACAGCTCCTCGGCCTTGCCGTTGACCTTTTCCAGTGCCTGGTAGATCGGCACCGTGCCGATCGGCACCGGCGAATTGCGCACGATCCATTCGCGGGTTTCGTGGATGTTCTTGCCGGTGGACAGGTCCATCACCGTGTCCGCGCCCCAACGCGTGGACCACACCATCTTCTCGACTTCCTCGGCGATCGACGAGGTGACTGCAGAGTTGCCGATATTGGCGTTGATCTTCACGCGGAAGTTGCGGCCGATGATCATCGGCTCCAGCTCCGGGTGGTTGATGTTGGCGGGAATGATGGCGCGGCCGCAGGCCACTTCCTCGCGCACGAACTCCGGCGTGACCTCGGCCGGCAGCTTGGCGCCGAAACGCTCGCCACGGTGCATGCGCTTGAGATAGCCGGCCTGCTCGTAACTCTCGCGCAGCTCGGCCAGACGCGCGTTTTCGCGGATGGCGATGAATTCCATTTCCGGCGTGATGATGCCGCGCCGCGCGTAGTGCATCTGGCTGACGTTGTTGCCGGCGGTCGCCTTGCGCGGTGCCCGAATGTGCTCGAAACGCAACTCGCGGGTCTGCACGTCGCCGGCACGGATGCGGCCGAAAATGGAGCTGGGTCCGCTCAGTTGCTCGGTGTCGCCGCGCGCTTCGATCCAGCCCGCACGCAGCGGCGCCAGACCTTCCCGCAGATTGATGTCCACCGCGGGGTCCGAATACGGACCGCTGGTGTCATAGACCGTGACCGGCGCGTTCGGCTCCAGGCCTTTCTCGGTGCGCGTGGGACTCAGGGAAATCTCGCGCATCGGCACGCGCGTACCCTGCGGGCCGTCGACGTAGATCTTGCGGCTGGCGGCGAAGGGCGCACGGACCTCGGCGGACAGTTCTTCGGCTTTCTTGAACAATTCATTGACGGCGACATTCATGGCA
The window above is part of the Gammaproteobacteria bacterium genome. Proteins encoded here:
- the thiC gene encoding phosphomethylpyrimidine synthase ThiC, producing the protein MNVAVNELFKKAEELSAEVRAPFAASRKIYVDGPQGTRVPMREISLSPTRTEKGLEPNAPVTVYDTSGPYSDPAVDINLREGLAPLRAGWIEARGDTEQLSGPSSIFGRIRAGDVQTRELRFEHIRAPRKATAGNNVSQMHYARRGIITPEMEFIAIRENARLAELRESYEQAGYLKRMHRGERFGAKLPAEVTPEFVREEVACGRAIIPANINHPELEPMIIGRNFRVKINANIGNSAVTSSIAEEVEKMVWSTRWGADTVMDLSTGKNIHETREWIVRNSPVPIGTVPIYQALEKVNGKAEELSWEIFRDTLIEQAEQGVDYFTIHAGVLLRYIPWTAERVTGIVSRGGSIMAKWCLAHHKESFLYEHFEDICEIMKAYDVSFSLGDGLRPGCIADANDDAQFGELHTLGELTQVAWKHDVQVMIEGPGHVPLHMIKENMDEQLKHCYEAPFYTLGPLTTDIAPGYDHITSGIGAANIGWYGCAMLCYVTPKEHLGLPDKDDVREGIVTYKIAAHAADLAKGFPGTQVRDNALSKARFEFRWEDQFNLGLDPEKAREFHDETLPQEGAKQAHFCSMCGPHFCSMKITQDVRDYAARIGADEQAALEKGMAEKSEEFKRQGAQVYQPG